A single Henriciella sp. AS95 DNA region contains:
- a CDS encoding CaiB/BaiF CoA-transferase family protein → MSARKGPLAGLRIIELAGLGPAPFGAMLLGDMGAEVIRIDRTSGGGGIGVKAKFDVLARNRKTLRLDLKHPDGKQALMQMLEQADGLIEGFRPGVLERLGFGPEELLKRNPRLVIGRMTGWGQDGPLAQTAGHDINYIALAGALYSIGEKNGPPVPPLNLVGDFGGGGLMLAFGMVCAMMEAKGSGQGQIVDAAMVDGAALLTAGVHGMLAQGMFQEKRGETILNGGAPFYAVYECSDGEHITIGSLEPQFFAELMARLDVDEETFGNRNDPRQWPDQRAMLEAIFKTRTRDEWTAILEDTDVCFAPVLRMTEAPSHPHNKSRGVFVDVDGSVQPAPAPRFSRTPAGDCTPSMAPGTHTDDVLAGYGFSSEDIQRLHEAGAIAGPREAK, encoded by the coding sequence TGCCAGGAAAGGACCGCTGGCCGGCTTGAGGATTATAGAGCTTGCCGGTTTGGGGCCGGCCCCATTTGGCGCGATGCTGCTTGGCGATATGGGGGCGGAAGTCATCCGGATCGACCGGACAAGCGGCGGTGGCGGGATCGGCGTTAAGGCAAAATTTGACGTCCTGGCCCGCAATCGCAAGACCTTGCGGCTCGACCTCAAGCATCCGGATGGTAAACAGGCCCTGATGCAGATGCTCGAACAGGCCGACGGCCTGATAGAAGGCTTCCGGCCAGGTGTGCTCGAGCGGCTCGGTTTTGGCCCTGAGGAATTGCTGAAGCGCAATCCGCGTCTTGTCATTGGGCGCATGACCGGTTGGGGCCAGGATGGCCCTCTCGCCCAGACAGCCGGCCACGATATCAATTACATCGCGCTGGCCGGCGCCCTCTACAGTATTGGCGAGAAGAATGGACCGCCTGTACCGCCCCTCAATCTGGTCGGTGATTTTGGCGGTGGCGGCCTCATGCTGGCCTTCGGGATGGTGTGCGCGATGATGGAGGCAAAGGGGTCCGGCCAAGGACAGATCGTCGATGCAGCGATGGTGGATGGTGCCGCTCTGCTGACAGCGGGCGTTCACGGCATGCTGGCCCAAGGCATGTTCCAGGAAAAACGCGGCGAAACCATCCTCAATGGTGGGGCGCCATTCTATGCGGTGTATGAGTGTTCTGACGGCGAGCACATCACGATTGGCTCCCTCGAACCGCAATTCTTTGCAGAGTTGATGGCCCGGCTGGACGTGGATGAAGAGACATTCGGCAATCGCAATGATCCGCGACAATGGCCCGACCAGCGCGCCATGCTTGAGGCGATTTTCAAGACCCGCACCCGGGACGAATGGACCGCGATCCTGGAGGACACCGATGTGTGCTTTGCGCCCGTCCTTCGCATGACAGAAGCGCCTTCGCATCCTCACAATAAGAGCAGAGGCGTGTTCGTCGATGTTGATGGGTCCGTCCAGCCGGCACCAGCGCCAAGGTTCAGCCGGACGCCAGCGGGAGACTGTACGCCGTCCATGGCGCCGGGAACGCATACGGACGATGTCCTGGCTGGGTACGGCTTTAGTAGCGAAGACATTCAAAGATTGCATGAGGCCGGGGCAATTGCCGGTCCCCGGGAGGCGAAATGA